Proteins from one Candidatus Effluviviaceae Genus V sp. genomic window:
- a CDS encoding DUF47 family protein, protein MEKIFSKTKALEAQIGRFLDTATDVGLLFQEAIKDYMHGEVDNFERRRERVSELEKEADRLRLEIERQLYTYTLIPESRGDVLGLLERTDEVINAAKTALMRFSVQRPRVPEDLSDDYIELACFGGRAVDELILGIRGYFMNDRTVTDRAHKVKFWEKEADAVAERLKRRIFDKDIELARKIHLDDFVLYIDMVADEAEDVSERLTISVIKRFM, encoded by the coding sequence TCCTGGACACGGCGACCGACGTCGGACTCCTGTTCCAGGAGGCCATCAAGGACTACATGCACGGCGAGGTCGACAACTTCGAACGGCGCAGGGAGCGTGTCAGCGAACTCGAGAAGGAGGCCGACCGCCTGCGGCTCGAGATCGAACGGCAGCTCTATACGTACACGCTGATCCCTGAGTCCAGAGGCGACGTGCTCGGCCTCCTCGAGCGCACGGACGAGGTGATCAATGCGGCGAAGACCGCGCTCATGCGGTTCTCGGTGCAGCGCCCCAGAGTGCCTGAAGACCTCAGCGACGATTACATCGAGCTGGCATGCTTCGGCGGACGCGCCGTCGACGAGCTCATCCTCGGCATCCGCGGGTATTTCATGAACGACCGCACCGTCACCGACCGCGCGCACAAGGTCAAGTTCTGGGAGAAGGAGGCCGACGCCGTAGCCGAGCGACTGAAGCGCAGGATCTTCGACAAGGACATCGAGCTTGCGCGGAAGATCCACCTCGACGACTTCGTGCTCTACATCGACATGGTCGCCGATGAGGCCGAGGACGTGAGCGAACGCCTGACCATCTCCGTGATCAAACGGTTCATGTAG